The Microbacterium sp. LWO12-1.2 genome includes a window with the following:
- the phnD gene encoding phosphate/phosphite/phosphonate ABC transporter substrate-binding protein, which produces MRISPLRSSAAGALAVGALLTVVLAGCSGATAAPEDSAAPAADPDSIVLALVPSQDQDGLVDTAAPLTDYLTEELGIEVTGVVSKDYQAAVEAMGAGQAQVGFLPSLQLWQANDMYDASVVLQTERNGNITYPAQFMTNNPDKYCDDQPVERDGMLFCNGADAMSGPAGLDSIDKVKGAKVALLGPGSPAGYIYPVLALQEAGLDTDTDIQQIPVTANDASVLAVYNGDAEVGFSFWDARTIVQKDTPDVGEKVVVFALTEEIPNDGVALSADLSPELQDRITKALEDFSNTPEGSEILTSIYSITKLAPADPDSLDVVARAAQALGLQ; this is translated from the coding sequence ATGCGTATCTCCCCCCTCCGCTCCTCCGCAGCGGGCGCCCTCGCCGTCGGCGCCCTGCTGACCGTTGTGCTCGCGGGTTGCTCCGGTGCCACTGCCGCACCGGAGGACTCTGCCGCTCCAGCGGCCGACCCCGACTCGATCGTGCTCGCTCTCGTCCCGTCGCAGGACCAGGACGGGCTCGTGGACACCGCCGCGCCTCTCACCGACTACCTCACCGAGGAACTCGGCATCGAGGTCACCGGAGTGGTCTCGAAGGACTACCAGGCCGCCGTCGAGGCGATGGGGGCGGGCCAGGCGCAGGTCGGCTTCCTGCCTTCGCTGCAGCTGTGGCAGGCGAACGACATGTACGACGCCTCGGTCGTGCTCCAGACCGAGCGCAACGGCAACATCACCTACCCGGCGCAGTTCATGACGAACAACCCCGACAAGTACTGCGACGACCAGCCGGTCGAGCGGGACGGGATGCTGTTCTGCAACGGCGCCGACGCGATGTCGGGTCCTGCCGGCCTCGACAGCATCGACAAGGTCAAGGGCGCCAAGGTCGCCCTGCTCGGACCGGGCTCTCCGGCCGGCTACATCTACCCGGTCCTCGCGCTGCAGGAGGCGGGTCTCGACACCGACACCGACATCCAGCAGATCCCGGTGACGGCGAACGACGCCTCCGTGCTCGCGGTCTACAACGGGGACGCCGAAGTCGGCTTCAGCTTCTGGGACGCCCGGACCATCGTGCAGAAGGACACCCCCGACGTCGGTGAGAAGGTCGTGGTCTTCGCGCTGACCGAGGAGATCCCCAACGACGGCGTCGCGCTCTCGGCCGACCTCTCGCCGGAGCTGCAGGACCGGATCACGAAGGCGCTCGAGGACTTCTCGAACACGCCAGAGGGCTCCGAGATCCTCACCAGCATCTACTCGATCACCAAGCTCGCCCCCGCCGACCCCGACTCGCTCGACGTCGTCGCCCGCGCCGCACAGGCTCTGGGGCTCCAGTAA
- a CDS encoding HAD family hydrolase, producing MNSILLFDFDGTIALGEGPVLAYAQHVAAALDDDGDFVDDIRLQLASHGGEARDGYDAVRRAAVKRGADSRLLSAAYLASRSQLATADAPISVPDGLVAFLEGAQAERLLVTNAPAIRITEALDVLGLSGVFDRIVTDARKPRGLDAVLDDLPTHARVLSIGDIWRNDLAPAHARGHATALIGGFPDPDATPTFRAAEFSTLVPQLEAWLRG from the coding sequence GTGAACTCCATCCTCCTCTTCGACTTCGACGGCACGATCGCGCTCGGCGAAGGGCCTGTCCTCGCGTACGCCCAGCACGTCGCTGCCGCACTCGATGATGACGGCGACTTCGTCGACGACATCCGCCTCCAGTTGGCCTCCCACGGCGGCGAAGCCCGCGACGGCTACGACGCGGTGCGGCGCGCAGCGGTGAAGAGAGGCGCGGACTCCCGTCTCCTCAGCGCCGCATATCTCGCCAGCCGTTCTCAGCTCGCCACCGCCGACGCCCCCATCTCGGTGCCTGACGGCCTCGTCGCGTTCCTGGAGGGCGCCCAGGCCGAGCGACTCCTCGTCACCAACGCTCCCGCCATCCGGATCACCGAGGCGCTCGACGTTCTCGGGCTCAGCGGCGTGTTCGACCGCATCGTCACCGACGCCCGCAAGCCGCGGGGACTCGATGCCGTGCTCGACGATCTGCCCACGCACGCCCGGGTGCTGAGCATCGGCGACATCTGGCGCAACGACCTCGCTCCCGCGCACGCTCGCGGCCACGCGACCGCCCTGATCGGCGGGTTCCCCGACCCGGACGCGACCCCCACCTTCCGCGCAGCCGAGTTCTCGACGCTGGTTCCCCAGCTCGAGGCGTGGCTGCGCGGCTGA
- a CDS encoding amino acid deaminase: MSELDHLTRAASLAAEDTAAGVRAALDQIPWLEAAIHGDRAAGRFEAWGQSTIIDEHTGTPLLSRALFDDLHRRAGIDADWPIGNAGLLHCYGYLLSTAMTPYGLKRDRWIGAALASACGLPADAFHPWHEESTLLARATRAATAVRASPGVEATRTFGGREAHVALASARGPSALAFSIAPRAATPALLITMFPVTESATPLADFTAAEQPPWNAV; encoded by the coding sequence GTGTCCGAACTCGATCACCTCACTCGCGCCGCCTCCCTCGCCGCCGAAGACACGGCCGCAGGCGTGCGTGCAGCCCTCGATCAGATCCCCTGGCTCGAGGCCGCGATCCACGGCGATCGCGCCGCCGGCCGCTTCGAGGCGTGGGGTCAGTCGACGATCATCGACGAGCACACCGGCACGCCCCTCCTCTCGCGCGCGCTCTTCGACGACCTGCACCGGAGGGCGGGCATCGACGCGGACTGGCCGATCGGCAACGCCGGACTCCTGCACTGCTACGGATACCTGCTGTCAACGGCGATGACGCCGTACGGCCTCAAGCGGGACCGTTGGATCGGCGCCGCTCTGGCATCGGCCTGCGGTCTCCCGGCGGACGCGTTCCACCCGTGGCACGAGGAATCGACGCTGCTGGCAAGAGCCACCAGGGCCGCGACAGCCGTTCGCGCCTCACCGGGCGTCGAGGCGACCCGCACATTCGGTGGGCGTGAGGCGCACGTCGCCCTCGCCTCCGCGCGGGGTCCGAGCGCTCTCGCGTTCTCGATCGCCCCGCGCGCCGCGACACCGGCGCTGCTGATCACGATGTTCCCGGTCACCGAGAGCGCCACGCCGCTCGCCGACTTCACGGCCGCGGAGCAGCCGCCCTGGAACGCCGTCTAG
- a CDS encoding riboflavin kinase: MTAAAFDVLQGVVVRGDGRGRELGFPTANLALDSGVPPVDGIYAAWVRVGDDPRRCAASVSIGANPTFPGRRERRVEVHLHDAAGDLYGRRLVVQLIAHLRPTLRFDGVEALIAQTIEDVALSAALLAEDAARV; encoded by the coding sequence GTGACCGCAGCGGCATTCGACGTGCTCCAGGGCGTGGTCGTCCGCGGCGACGGGCGCGGGCGCGAACTGGGGTTCCCGACGGCGAACCTCGCCCTCGACTCCGGGGTCCCGCCTGTCGACGGCATCTATGCCGCATGGGTGCGCGTCGGCGACGACCCTCGGCGATGCGCTGCCAGTGTCAGTATCGGGGCCAACCCCACCTTCCCGGGGCGCCGTGAGCGACGCGTCGAGGTGCACCTCCATGACGCGGCCGGCGACCTGTACGGCCGCCGGCTGGTCGTGCAGCTCATCGCTCACCTCCGCCCGACGCTCCGCTTCGACGGCGTCGAAGCGCTGATCGCGCAGACGATCGAGGATGTCGCCCTGTCCGCGGCACTGTTGGCCGAGGACGCCGCGCGCGTCTAG
- a CDS encoding flavin reductase family protein — MTTAATETLPRDRALRRAFSVYPTGVVALAAEVDGRAVGMAVNSFTSISLEPALVAISAARTSKTWPVLRAVPELGMSVLAAHHEPLSRLLSSREDDRFGTHGWHRSEQGAVLVQDAALWLTCRLHSTFDGGDHEVALYEIADITVFDDVEPLVFQQSRYRSIAASEIE; from the coding sequence ATGACGACTGCCGCGACTGAGACCCTGCCCAGGGATCGTGCCCTCCGCCGTGCTTTCTCGGTGTACCCGACCGGTGTCGTCGCCCTCGCCGCCGAGGTCGACGGTCGAGCGGTGGGGATGGCCGTCAACTCGTTCACCTCCATCTCGCTCGAGCCCGCGCTCGTGGCGATCAGCGCTGCGCGCACCTCGAAGACCTGGCCGGTGCTGCGCGCCGTGCCTGAGCTCGGTATGAGCGTGCTCGCTGCGCATCACGAGCCGCTCAGCCGGCTCCTCTCCTCGCGGGAGGACGACCGGTTCGGCACCCACGGCTGGCATCGGAGCGAGCAGGGCGCCGTGCTCGTGCAGGATGCCGCCCTGTGGCTCACCTGCCGCCTGCACAGTACCTTCGACGGCGGCGACCACGAGGTGGCGCTCTACGAGATCGCCGACATCACGGTGTTCGATGACGTCGAGCCGCTGGTGTTCCAGCAGAGCCGCTACCGTTCGATCGCGGCATCCGAGATCGAGTGA
- a CDS encoding PadR family transcriptional regulator gives MSTTRLVVLGAVKQFQPVHGYFLRRELMTWHVDEWAHIQPGSIYNALRALEVDGYITESGTETEGKRPARTTYSITPAGEVELQRMLRENLWNVAAFDTQAIMTVASFMFVLSRQEVIAGLEHRLIKSDAIITQNGFDVQDTLRSETTPKYVREIFDLSTARLTAEKQWLLDLLGRLRDGEYVFAGEAVADTAAPAE, from the coding sequence ATGTCGACCACCCGCCTCGTCGTCCTCGGCGCCGTGAAGCAGTTCCAGCCCGTGCACGGGTACTTCCTCCGCCGAGAGCTGATGACCTGGCACGTCGACGAGTGGGCGCACATCCAGCCCGGCTCGATCTACAACGCCCTTCGCGCGCTCGAGGTCGACGGCTACATCACCGAGAGCGGCACAGAGACCGAGGGCAAGCGCCCGGCGCGCACGACCTACAGCATCACTCCGGCCGGCGAGGTGGAGCTGCAGCGGATGCTGCGCGAGAACCTCTGGAACGTCGCCGCCTTCGACACCCAGGCCATCATGACGGTCGCCTCGTTCATGTTCGTGCTGAGCCGTCAGGAGGTGATCGCCGGCCTCGAGCACCGCCTCATCAAGAGCGACGCGATCATCACGCAGAACGGCTTCGACGTGCAGGACACGCTGCGCTCCGAGACGACGCCCAAGTACGTCAGGGAGATCTTCGACCTCTCCACCGCACGCCTCACGGCCGAGAAGCAGTGGCTGCTCGACCTGCTCGGGCGCCTGCGCGACGGCGAGTACGTGTTCGCCGGCGAGGCGGTCGCGGACACTGCCGCGCCGGCCGAGTAG
- a CDS encoding PfkB family carbohydrate kinase, with translation MSDTLTGVAVVGSANLDLVVEVSRPPHVGETLLGRAGGRFAGGKGLNQAVAAARSGAPTRFCAVVGQDEAGDELQRTLTDAGVAGALRRTDTAPTGVAHVLALDDGDNSIIVAAGANAELGVRDAVDGVAGAAVVLAQLEVPVPSVAAALCAARQAGALTLLNAAPAATAALDLLPDVDILIVNETECAELGGVERLHAAGAAQIVLTCGAGGVTLHRIGAEPLHVPAFRIDPVDTTGAGDAFCGALAAALAAGDDIADALERACAAGAIVAQHRGANTAALSAAASADLVATR, from the coding sequence GTGTCTGACACCCTCACGGGCGTCGCCGTGGTGGGGAGCGCGAACCTCGACCTCGTCGTCGAGGTGTCGCGCCCTCCCCACGTCGGCGAGACCCTGCTCGGGCGTGCGGGTGGCCGCTTCGCCGGCGGCAAGGGTCTCAACCAGGCCGTCGCCGCCGCACGCAGTGGCGCTCCCACCCGGTTCTGCGCCGTGGTCGGTCAGGATGAGGCGGGCGACGAGCTGCAGCGCACGCTGACGGATGCCGGAGTCGCCGGGGCGCTGCGCCGCACCGACACCGCGCCCACGGGCGTCGCGCACGTGCTGGCCCTGGACGACGGTGACAACAGCATCATCGTCGCCGCTGGAGCGAACGCCGAGCTCGGCGTCCGTGATGCCGTCGACGGCGTTGCGGGCGCCGCGGTCGTGCTGGCACAGCTGGAGGTGCCGGTGCCCAGTGTCGCCGCAGCCTTGTGCGCCGCGCGACAGGCGGGTGCGCTCACACTGCTGAACGCGGCTCCGGCCGCGACCGCCGCGCTGGACCTGCTTCCCGACGTCGACATCCTCATCGTGAACGAGACGGAGTGCGCCGAGCTGGGCGGTGTCGAACGCCTGCACGCAGCCGGCGCCGCGCAGATCGTGCTGACCTGCGGAGCCGGGGGAGTGACCTTGCACCGCATTGGCGCCGAGCCGCTGCACGTCCCCGCGTTCCGCATCGACCCCGTCGACACGACCGGCGCCGGTGATGCCTTCTGCGGCGCGCTCGCGGCGGCGCTCGCCGCCGGGGACGACATCGCCGATGCGCTCGAACGTGCCTGCGCTGCAGGTGCGATCGTGGCGCAGCACCGTGGCGCCAACACCGCGGCGCTCAGCGCCGCCGCGAGCGCAGATCTCGTCGCGACGCGCTGA
- a CDS encoding NtaA/DmoA family FMN-dependent monooxygenase (This protein belongs to a clade of FMN-dependent monooxygenases, within a broader family of flavin-dependent oxidoreductases, the luciferase-like monooxygenase (LMM) family, some of whose members use coenzyme F420 rather than FMN.), with protein sequence MTDQNSVKQLRLGLFENAQANDSGTATWRHPDNKRYLFDKFEYWRDTARMVEDAGFDFLFLADAWGWADVAGERPDICSVEGLDLPRLDPAIILGALIPETSRLGLVATGSTLLEPPYAFARRMATLDILSGGRIGWNVVTTGTADTAVQGFGVPMVGHDERYLMADDFMQVVYKLWEQAWEEGALERDKSGRFADPSKVHRIAHDGPYFRSHGYGNTSRSPQGTPVLFQAGASPAGREFGGKHGEAIFVGSGSVEQLRAHSTAIREEAVKNGRAASDVKIMSAFAAIVGSTEEEAQRKYAEVADAQNPDVTVASYAWFTGLDLSAYAPSTPMAELSTELSQTQVGRFADKTVGDVLGDWHAHGVGARPIVGTPEQVADRMIELADGADLDGFLFAPVIPPASTVDFIEHVLPILKQRGAIVDPPAEPQSLRERLMGTPTPALADTHTGSQYRRTMSRV encoded by the coding sequence ATCAGAACAGCGTCAAGCAGCTGCGTCTCGGCCTCTTCGAGAACGCCCAGGCGAACGACTCCGGCACCGCGACCTGGCGTCACCCCGACAACAAGCGGTACCTCTTCGACAAGTTCGAGTACTGGCGCGATACCGCCCGGATGGTCGAGGATGCCGGTTTCGACTTCCTCTTCCTCGCGGATGCCTGGGGCTGGGCCGACGTCGCCGGCGAACGGCCGGACATCTGCTCGGTCGAGGGGCTGGACCTGCCGCGCCTCGACCCGGCGATCATCCTCGGCGCGCTGATCCCCGAGACCAGCCGCCTCGGACTGGTCGCGACCGGATCGACCCTGCTCGAGCCGCCCTATGCGTTCGCGCGTCGGATGGCGACCCTCGACATCCTCTCCGGTGGACGCATCGGCTGGAACGTCGTGACCACGGGCACGGCCGACACCGCGGTGCAGGGTTTCGGCGTCCCGATGGTCGGTCACGACGAGCGCTATCTCATGGCCGACGACTTCATGCAGGTCGTCTACAAGCTGTGGGAGCAGGCCTGGGAGGAGGGGGCACTCGAGCGGGACAAGTCCGGACGCTTCGCGGACCCGTCCAAGGTGCACCGCATCGCCCACGACGGCCCGTACTTCCGCTCCCACGGCTACGGCAACACCTCGCGCTCGCCGCAGGGCACCCCTGTGCTCTTCCAAGCAGGAGCCTCTCCCGCCGGGCGCGAGTTCGGTGGCAAGCACGGCGAGGCGATCTTCGTGGGCAGCGGCTCGGTCGAGCAGCTGCGTGCGCACTCGACCGCGATCCGTGAAGAGGCCGTGAAGAACGGCCGCGCAGCGAGCGACGTCAAGATCATGTCGGCGTTCGCCGCGATCGTGGGCAGCACGGAGGAGGAGGCGCAGCGCAAGTACGCCGAGGTCGCCGACGCGCAGAACCCCGACGTCACGGTCGCCTCGTACGCCTGGTTCACCGGCCTCGACCTGTCGGCGTACGCGCCGAGCACGCCGATGGCCGAGCTGAGCACCGAGCTGTCGCAGACGCAGGTGGGCCGTTTCGCCGACAAGACGGTCGGCGACGTGCTCGGCGACTGGCACGCGCACGGTGTCGGCGCTCGGCCGATCGTCGGCACTCCCGAGCAGGTGGCGGACCGGATGATCGAGCTCGCCGATGGCGCCGACCTCGACGGATTCCTGTTCGCCCCCGTCATCCCGCCGGCATCCACGGTCGATTTCATCGAGCACGTGCTGCCGATCCTCAAGCAGCGTGGGGCCATCGTCGACCCGCCGGCCGAGCCGCAGAGCCTGCGCGAGCGGCTGATGGGCACGCCGACCCCGGCGCTGGCCGACACGCACACCGGATCGCAGTATCGCCGGACGATGTCGCGTGTCTGA